Within Thermococcus celer Vu 13 = JCM 8558, the genomic segment TGATGGCCAGGGTCCCGGGGGGCATTATGAGTGCCTGACTCATCACCGAGCTGGCGAGTATCCCAACGACGAACATAGTGGGCATGACTATCGTCATGAACATGTAGATGAACGCTATACCGTTAACCTTCTGGACGTATTCCATAAGTTTCATCCTGTACTCAAAGGAGAAATCCTCGGCCATCTTGTAGAGGATATCGGAAAGGTTCCCACCGAACTTTATTGCCCTGAGTATCTGCTTGACGACACGGCTGATGTTCTCAGAGGCCATCTTCTCATCGAACTTGGAGAGGGCGTCCTCAAAGGAAGATCCCGTCCTCATATCCCGTATTATAAGCTCAAACTCCTCGGAGATGGGACCGTAGTCGGCGTTGGCAACCGACAGGATGGCCTCGGAGATACCAACCCCTGCGCTAAGGAGCGATGCCATATGCCTCAGGACGTAGGGTAAGGCCCTCTCCACCTCGACGACCCTGCGCTTCCACACTGTCTTCGGGTAGTACCTCATGTACATGAAACCGCCCATAAAGCTCAGGAGACCTATTAACAGGGAAGTATCGATCGGCATGTATAGAAGGTAAGCAAAGAGGAATCCGAATATCCCAGCAAAAATCGCCACTCCGAGCATGAGCGCAACGTACTTCTCTTTGGGCATCAGTATGTTGGCTCTATAGAGATCCTTATCCAAACCCCGCAATGAACTTGTAAGCCTGTCAACTGGACCTTTAAAGTAGCGCAGTATAGCCTCGGCGAATCTCTCGGAAAAAGGATTTTTTATCTCCTCCTTTCTCCGTTTAAGCATCTCCTCCAATTCCTTCTCCAGCTCTGCCAGGGATCTTCTTCGGATTCCCTGATGTAGTTCTTTGATGGATCCGATCCTCTCGCGGACACTCTTACCACCGGGGATTCGTTCCAAGAGCTCGTTCATTTTTTTAATCAAAAATCTTAGAAAGTCGACGGTATCATCAACGATGCCCACGGTCACCACCTTTATACCAAGTTCTTAATCTGCTCGCTGATCTCGGTACTGCTCTCGGTCTCAATCCTCTTGAGGAGGGCATCCTCGTCTATGTAGAACTGCCTTATGTAGTAACCAACCTCATCAATGCCCCTGATGCCCCGCTCTATCATCCACTCAAGGATCAACTTGCGCTTCTCCTTCTCGAGCTCGAGTTCGGAGACGCTCATTCCAGTATGGTGGGCGAGCGTATTGAGCGTTCTACTCGGAACCCCCGTGGGAACGAGCTCGTCCTTGGCAGGGTCGTACTTGTAGAGTTTGTTCAGCTGGACGCTTTCCCCTTCCATGCCCGATACCTCTGCGATCTCCGTAATGCGCCTTATCGTTCCCTTTTTCCTGCTGTGGAACCTGACCTGCATTATTATGACGTCGAGGGCAGGTATCATTATCCTCGGAACGTTCATAGGTGGGCTCTCGAGGCGGACTATGGTTTCCCTCGCGCTGTTGGAGTGAATCGTGCCCATACAGTTAGAGACCAAAATGCCGTTTGCGACGTAGTTGTGATGCTCATCAACCGTAAGGTCATAGAGGTACTCTATGCCGAGCTCCTTTGGTTCAACCTCTTCAACGGCCGCAACCTCGTCCCAGTAAACGTCCCCCTCGGCAAGAAGCTCAAGCCTCTTTGCCAGCGCCCATGCATCCCGATCGCTGACGTCCTCGGCGACCCTCTGCATGGCCAGCGCTATTCCTTTGAGGGCCGGAACGCCTGATTTCGGATACCCTATCGTGCTCAACGTGCCGAATTAAGCTTTCTGAAACCTTTTCCCCGGCATAGACAGACGCCATTCTTGAAAGCTCTGCCACGGTTAGGTTCAATCTCTCCCTGAGTGGCTTTATCATCTTGCTTGAAATTGGTATACGATAAACATGGTTCCCGCGATACTTCTTCCTGTTCTCCAAGATGGCCTTGAGTGCCCTCCTGCGTTTGGCGTTGTTGAGGGGAACGCTTTCGTAGAACTTCCTAAGATCTTCAACCCCTCTCACTATGACCCTGAATATGTGGCCCTCCTTAAAGCCCCGGTTCCTCTGTCTTGACACCACGCTTACTATACCGAGTCTTTGAAGGGCGTACCATACCTTTCTCGCACCGCTTTCGCTTTTTGTTATCAACATTATGGAAGGACCCCTTTCATCCACGTAGGCATCCGCGTCAAAGAGACCCGCCAGGAAGTACCTTATGGACTCTCTGCTGTGAAGAACTGCGTCAGGAACGGTCCACTTCTCCGACTTTTTGCCTCTGGGAATTGAGAAGATCCTTGAAAGCATCTCCGCAAATATTCTGGAGCCAAAGGTTACGGTCTTACTCGTCCCATTATCCCTTACAACAGGTCTCGAATTTGGAAGGTACTTCTCCACGGCGTTTATGAAAGCCTTCATATACTGCTCGTCATCGAACGTTGCAGATACGTAGTACCCGTCTGAGGAGAGGTACCCATCTCCCAGTATAACCCCAGCGATGTACGCAAGCTCCCCGTCAAGTTCCCTCACAATCTTTACCGGTGATGAGTTAGTCGAGATGAGGTACTCCGCGTTCTCGGGGGGTACCCCTTCGTTTCTAACCTTCCTGTAGTATCTCCCCCTAATCTCCATAGCCCCATCTCCACTCTCACCGGGGACGAGGTAGTGGTCACTAATCCCGGAGTAGGCTTCCAGGGGGATCCTGTACTTTCTTTCGGACATATCTGGGGGTCTCATCATCACCGCAACCCTGTCCCCAACCCTTAGCTTCCCCGCCTCCTTCCTAACGACGTCACCCTCAGAGAACACAAAGAATGGATGGGTTCTCGTGAGTATAACTTCGTTTCCGGTTCTCGTCGTGATCTTCACAAGCTTCTCTCCTTCCCTCACCTTCCTCCGCCATATCTTGGAAACCGTGTGGGAACCTGACTTCAAATCCGGTCCGACGCTGACGACGCTAAAGCGATCCCCCTCCTCCAGCTCAATGTACTCCATATCCCTGTACCTCTTTATTCTATCACCGTACTTCTCGAACAATCTGTTACAAAGCGTACCGATCAATTCAAATCTTCCATCAGATAGTTGTATTATTGAGAAATCATACAATGCTCCATTATGTCCCGTGTTCATAGCCGTGAACATCGTCCTCGCTTCGGGACCACGAACCTCACCGACTATGATCCTGTCGGGACGCATACGGAGCGTGTTCTTCACGAGGTCATCCATCGTGACCTCTCCCTTGCCCTCGATGTTGGGGGGTCTCGTTTCGAGCCTCACCCAGTGCTCAACGGGCAGCTGGAGCTCGGCGGTGTCCTCAATGCTGATAACACGCTCACTTGGGGGAATGAACATCGCCAGGGAGTTCAGGGTGGTCGTCTTTCCGGAACCGGTGCCACCGGCCACGAGGATGTTGGCGGGCTTTACACCAAGGCCATCGACGAACATCCAGAGCAGGGCGGCTATCTCGGGGTTCATGGTTCCGTATTTTATCAGGTCGATTATTGTGAGGGGGTCCTTCTTGAACTTACGGATGGTTATCGTCGGGCCGTCGAGGCTGATGGGGGGAATCGTCGCGTTAACACGGCTCCCATCAGGAAGACGTGCATCGAGAAGCGGGCTCTGCTGGTCTATTCTCCTGCCCACCTCCCTCGCGATGCGCTCTATTATGTTGAGTATCTCCTTCTCCTCAGGGAAGGTTATGTTGGTCTTGCACATGTTGAAGCGCCTGTGCCAGACGTACACCGGTCTGTTCGTTCCGATGACCATTATCTCCTCGAGGTTGTCATCGCGGACGAGGGGATCGAGCTTGCCGTATCCTATCATGGACTGAACTATCATCTCGGCAAGGACCTCGATTCTTCCCTCAGAAAAATGGGGCACCTCCTCTTTGATCATCCTTCTAACGGCGTTCATGAAGACGCGCCTGCGTTCCTCAAGATTTGGAAAAGCCGTCGGGTCTATCTGGAGTTCCGTTATCGCCCTGTCCTTTATCCTCTTGAGGAGTGCTTCTTCCTCTTTACTCAATTTCGGTAGACGTATCTCGTATATGGGAACAGGCTCCCCCTTCACGCGGAGTATACGAACGTTTCCGTAGGCATCAAGTACCTTAGCTTTCCCAGCGTAATTCATCCCCTCAGAGCGAATCGGAGAGCCCAGTATGCCCTGAAGGGTCGAGCTACCAGTCCTTGAAGTTGACCCGGATCCTACAGGGGGATTTCCCCCTCCTGCCAGTATCCCACCCAGAAAATCAGATCCAGTTGTTCCAGTTGCCCTATTACCAACGGTTTCTTCTCTGGAAGGGGCTTTTTCCCCCGTGCTTGGTATTCCACCGCCTCCAAGCGAGGTTCTCCCCTCACCGGCCAGTATACCCTCCAGGAAGCTCGCCCCAGTTGGTTCAGTGCTTACCACACCTTCTTTAGGCTGAGGTTTTTTCGTTTGGGCGGGGATTCCATTTTCTTGGAACGGGACTTTCTCCTCGTTTGTTAGTATGCCCTCAAGGAAACTTGCCCCGCTTGGTTCAGTATTTACCGCTTTTTCTTTAGGCCGGGCCGTTTCTTCCCCTGCGAATGGCACGCTCTTCTCCTCGGGAGGCCTTCTCTCCTCTCGGGAGGGTGCTCCACCTCCACCCGACAGTATCTCCTCCAGGAAGTTCGCCCCCGTTGGAACACTGTTCACGGATTCCTCCGGAGAGGGACGATTTAATGGTTCGTCGTGGCCAATGTTCTTTTTTTCCCTTACGGGCGGAAGATTCTCCTCTTCAGTCTCACTACCCCCCTTAAGCACGCCCTCAAGGGCCTCGTTCTCGCCGCTCAATATCTCATCGATCCACGAGACGGCTTTCTTCTTTTTCTTCTCATCCATCACAAACGCTCACCGTCCCTCCGTCTTCCAGCTAACGTGGTAGGTTATATCCACACCCTTGCCCATGAATATTATCCAAACCGGGAAGTCAAAATCCACCCGCTTGGACGGTTTAAGCTCCGGGACCCCAACGGAGACCCCGCTTATCAAGCTGTTTGAAAGCTGGAACATTCCGGACATGACCGGAGGATTCTGTGCTTCGCCCTTCTGAGGTGGATTAAGGCCCCTGTATCTCCACACGAACTCCTCCATGTATTGCCTGTAGGTCATGGTGTAGTTGGGGGTGAAGTTCGCCATCTCCGCCCCGTCGAAGATGACGGGTATCGAAGCGGCGAAGAAGGTGTTGAAGACCCCAGCGTCGTTTGGAACGTTGGTAAGGCGGAAGGTAACGTCCCCCTCGTACCCGAGGATCTTGATGTACCCATCGAGGATCGGGAACATGCTCCTCATGTAAATAACTTTTGGGGTGTTTATGAGCTGGGGGTACATGACACCACAGCTTAAAACGGCTATATCGTCGAGGTCCTGCACGATCCCGCTGACGTTGCTTCCGCTGTAATCCACGGAGGTCATCTTGGCGGAGTCGCCGCACACCGTCCGGTAATCCATGGTTTGGAGTACATAGGAGTAATTGGACGTTATCCTGAAGTTGACGACAACGGTTTCGTAGGGCATTATCCAGAAGCCGGTGTAGTAGTTCAGGGTTGTCCTCTGGACGTTCCAGACGGTGTGGACTACACTACTATTGCCCACGCGAAAAGCCCGGGCTTTCTCATCGTTATTCAACCTGTAAACCGTGAAGTCGTAGCGCGGGTTAACAATCACGAACTTTGGGAATGGGGCGGTGTTAACGATAGTAACGTTCAGGTTTATCATGACCTCCCCCTGAACCCCGATGTTGTTGTAGGTATCACCGGGGAGTGGGTACGTAACCGCACTAACCAGGGATGCGGCTAACAAAAGAACAAAGAGAGAGACCGCGAGGCGCTTCATCAAGACCACCTCAGCCGGCTACTTTAGCGATGTAGAGGTACTGCTGGTTGGACAGCACTTCCGGTACGAACATGGAGGGCACCTTCAGTATCACCAGGAACTGCGCGTTCGGATCCAGAACGAGCATACCGGACTCCTTCTCGAGGTCTATTATTTTCCATCCGTACTCCCTGAGCTGCTCCTTAACGTCCTCGCTGGCCTGTATTTTGCCGGCCGCGATGGCCTTAAGGATCTCGGCGAGGTTGACGTTGTAGCTGTAGCTCGCGGAAGCGCTCTGGCTGGAGGTCTGTGAGTTACCGTAGGTATCGCTGATGGCCTGTCCGTTGGTTATGGAATTGCCACCCGGAGTGTACTGCGTGTTGTGCTGCTCGGAGTACTGGTTCGATGAAGTGGTGCTCGATGAGCTCGTCTGACTCTGAGCCTCGCTGACGGATATGGAGCCTGCCTGGGTCGGGAGGAGAACGAGCTCGACGTAACCCCCGTTAACTATCTCTCTGAAGGGCGCGTCGGTGGCGTTCTTGGCGAAGAGCACTACCTCGTCCCCTGGTGTAAGGAAGGCACCGTTTATCCTGCTCCTGGGGAGGACGAGGGCTATGTCCACGTACTCAACCTTATACACGTGGTACTGTGTCAGTTCCCTGTAGTCGAGTATTCCGCCGAGGAGGGCCTTTGCATCCGCCTTGCTAACGATCCTCTTGACGTTGTCCTTCTCAAGGATGACGTTCTTGGTGGGGATGCTGTCGATGAGGTAGTAGTAGTACTCCCTCCAGAGCTCCAGGAGGTAGGGATCGGCGTTTATCGATTTAACCCGATCCTCGCTGGTGGCGTTCATGATTTGTTCCTCGAGGTTCTTCATCGAATCGACGACCTTCTTCTTGAGATCGTCCGGCAGTGGCATGGCGAGAAGAGGACTGAACTGGGCTTCTATCTGATCTATCTTCTCCTTCTTGGTCTGGTTGAGCTGACGCTCCATCTCGAGACGTTTCTGCTCCTGGAGATACGCCTGATACTGACTCCAGGCCTTTTGGTAGGCGGCCTTAACGTTTATCGATTTGACTTGATCAACGCTCTGAGCTGAGTTTATCTCCTTTATCAGCTCATCGCGGGCATTCTTTCCAAAACTCGTGTTCATGAGTTCGCTTCCCGGCTTAAAGTACGCGTTGACCTCGGCGAGCTTCTCCTTCTTTGCCTTGGTGAGTTCGTTGGCGGCACTGCTCTGCAGGTAAACGTAAGCACCTATTGAGATTATCAAGATCACGGTTATGATTATGGAGGCACCTATAAGAATGCGTTTTTTCCTTTCCTTTTCCCGGATACTACCTATACGCCGGGGCCTCCTGGGGGGCTTCTTTACAGGGGTCTTGATCGGCTGGGGAGTCTCTGACTCCGCGCTGGCCCGACCCAGCTCTCTAAGACGGCGAATCTTAGCCTCAATATCCTCGGACACGTTGAGCACCACCATCAATCGTTATCATGACCCGCCTTTCATGTCAAATGTTTTTGAACCTCAATCTTTATTTAGATTTCGGTGAGGGAGATGGAACGGTTGGAGATTACCGTGAAAGAAATCCGCGGGAAATGCCCGGTTTACAAATTGGGTGACAGGATAGTCATAGAGGGGCCGGAGGTCAAGCTCGACGAGACCGACGCCATATGCACCCACGCCTTCGCATCGCTGTTGCCCTACATCGTCGCGCTGCGAAAGGGTATTAAGC encodes:
- a CDS encoding type II secretion system F family protein, whose amino-acid sequence is MGIVDDTVDFLRFLIKKMNELLERIPGGKSVRERIGSIKELHQGIRRRSLAELEKELEEMLKRRKEEIKNPFSERFAEAILRYFKGPVDRLTSSLRGLDKDLYRANILMPKEKYVALMLGVAIFAGIFGFLFAYLLYMPIDTSLLIGLLSFMGGFMYMRYYPKTVWKRRVVEVERALPYVLRHMASLLSAGVGISEAILSVANADYGPISEEFELIIRDMRTGSSFEDALSKFDEKMASENISRVVKQILRAIKFGGNLSDILYKMAEDFSFEYRMKLMEYVQKVNGIAFIYMFMTIVMPTMFVVGILASSVMSQALIMPPGTLAIILLFAFPALSLIIVNMIKKGEPR
- a CDS encoding DUF515 domain-containing protein → MVVLNVSEDIEAKIRRLRELGRASAESETPQPIKTPVKKPPRRPRRIGSIREKERKKRILIGASIIITVILIISIGAYVYLQSSAANELTKAKKEKLAEVNAYFKPGSELMNTSFGKNARDELIKEINSAQSVDQVKSINVKAAYQKAWSQYQAYLQEQKRLEMERQLNQTKKEKIDQIEAQFSPLLAMPLPDDLKKKVVDSMKNLEEQIMNATSEDRVKSINADPYLLELWREYYYYLIDSIPTKNVILEKDNVKRIVSKADAKALLGGILDYRELTQYHVYKVEYVDIALVLPRSRINGAFLTPGDEVVLFAKNATDAPFREIVNGGYVELVLLPTQAGSISVSEAQSQTSSSSTTSSNQYSEQHNTQYTPGGNSITNGQAISDTYGNSQTSSQSASASYSYNVNLAEILKAIAAGKIQASEDVKEQLREYGWKIIDLEKESGMLVLDPNAQFLVILKVPSMFVPEVLSNQQYLYIAKVAG
- a CDS encoding TIGR04076 family protein — its product is MERLEITVKEIRGKCPVYKLGDRIVIEGPEVKLDETDAICTHAFASLLPYIVALRKGIKPRELGLGRGEKAYLQCLDPGEPYTDGGTVIFEVTVVRDEAEKGVENSEGDR